In the genome of Magnolia sinica isolate HGM2019 chromosome 2, MsV1, whole genome shotgun sequence, one region contains:
- the LOC131237487 gene encoding NAC domain-containing protein 105-like, with product MEVESCVPPGFRFHPTEEELVGYYLTRKVASQKIDLGVITDVDLYRIEPWDLQERCKLGYEEQSEWYFFSHKDKKYPTGTRTNRATAAGFWKATGRDKAVISKMKIIGMRKTLVFYKGRAPNGRKTDWIMHEYRLQTTEHAPPQDEGWVVCRAFKKQSPNQRRTFDGWNPAYYIRDPNHAGFQPLTDTFSPSQFVDSYHGAHSHEQSYCGDQDLQLKPNYSSQLIELPQLESPSLSTCLANKEGFEASIPTNGDQCNNKDDYGPQFIDWKALDKLLASQLNDVSSCPSSNVPLIPFDHYEPDAINHGNHFVSSFPNS from the exons ATGGAAGTGGAGTCATGTGTCCCACCTGGATTTAGATTCCATCCAACAGAAGAAGAGCTTGTGGGTTATTACCTAACCAGGAAAGTTGCTTCTCAAAAGATTGATTTAGGGGTCATCACAGACGTTGATCTCTACAGAATAGAGCCATGGGATCTCCAAG AAAGATGCAAGCTTGGTTATGAAGAGCAAAGTGAATGGTACTTCTTCAGTCACAAAGATAAGAAGTATCCGACCGGAACTCGAACAAATAGAGCTACTGCAGCTGGATTTTGGAAGGCGACGGGCCGCGATAAGGCAGTGATTTCAAAGATGAAAATAATAGGAATGAGGAAGACATTGGTGTTCTATAAGGGACGCGCACCCAATGGAAGAAAAACCGATTGGATCATGCACGAATACCGTCTCCAGACGACCGAACATGCGCCCCCACAG GATGAAGGATGGGTGGTGTGCCGTGCATTCAAGAAGCAAAGTCCTAATCAAAGGCGGACCTTCGACGGTTGGAATCCTGCTTACTATATTAGAGATCCCAACCACGCCGGGTTTCAACCACTTACAGACACATTCAGCCCTTCACAATTTGTGGACAGTTATCATGGTGCCCATTCCCATGAACAATCCTACTGTGGTGACCAAGATCTCCAATTGAAGCCAAATTACTCGAGTCAACTCATCGAACTTCCACAGCTAGAAAGCCCTTCTCTGTCCACCTGTCTAGCCAATAAAGAAGGCTTTGAAGCTAGCATTCCGACCAACGGTGATCAATGCAACAACAAAGATGATTATGGACCGCAGTTCATTGATTGGAAAGCGCTTGACAAACTACTTGCGTCGCAACTAAATGATGTGTCATCATGTCCCAGCTCAAATGTGCCACTTATCCCCTTTGATCATTACGAGCCCGATGCTATAAACCATGGAAACCACTTTGTCTCTTCATTTCCCAATTCGTAA